The following coding sequences lie in one Streptomyces sp. NBC_01224 genomic window:
- a CDS encoding activator-dependent family glycosyltransferase yields the protein MRVLIAAFAHTSHFHGFVSLAGALRAAGHDVRVASQPGFADAITGAGLTAVPVGDDHRLLEAMQEKGAELQKYSADIDLSRPEAFDWDYLFNLYDLSVPYFYSVINDESFVRDLVGYARQWRPDLVLWEPYTFAGAIAARACGAAHARVLSASDLNAHFRREFVERLAQRPAGQRPDPLRDWLTEAAERHGVAYDEELVVGQWSVDMLPERFRLDLSLPTVGMRYLPYNGRAVVPDWLKEAAPRRRVCVTTGSTGSSFTADPDVFHSYLRVLAEVDADLVVTADAAALAKVGPLPDNVRVVDFAPMDVLLEGCSAVVHHGGNGTWSTALYHGVPQIMVPYLWDTVLRAQQTAAAGAGLHLKEGEVSAEDLRDSVARVLADPSFLDRARVLRDEARAENSPQDVVSALEERVAAR from the coding sequence ATGCGTGTGCTGATCGCGGCTTTCGCGCACACCTCGCATTTCCATGGCTTCGTGTCGCTCGCGGGGGCCTTGCGCGCCGCGGGGCACGACGTGCGTGTGGCCAGCCAGCCCGGTTTCGCGGACGCGATCACCGGGGCCGGGCTGACCGCCGTACCGGTGGGCGACGACCACCGGCTGCTCGAAGCGATGCAGGAGAAGGGCGCGGAACTTCAGAAGTACTCCGCGGACATCGATCTGTCCCGGCCCGAAGCGTTCGACTGGGACTACCTGTTCAACCTGTACGACCTGTCCGTTCCCTACTTCTACTCGGTCATCAACGACGAGTCGTTCGTCCGGGACCTCGTCGGGTACGCCCGCCAGTGGCGCCCGGACCTGGTGCTGTGGGAGCCGTACACGTTCGCCGGGGCGATCGCCGCCCGGGCATGCGGCGCCGCCCACGCACGGGTGCTGAGCGCGAGCGACCTGAACGCGCACTTCCGCCGGGAGTTCGTGGAGCGGCTCGCGCAGCGGCCCGCCGGGCAGCGTCCCGACCCGCTGCGCGACTGGCTGACGGAGGCCGCCGAGCGCCACGGGGTGGCGTACGACGAGGAGTTGGTGGTCGGCCAGTGGTCGGTCGACATGCTCCCGGAGCGGTTCCGGCTCGACCTGTCGCTGCCGACGGTGGGCATGCGGTACCTGCCCTACAACGGCCGGGCCGTGGTGCCGGACTGGCTGAAGGAGGCCGCGCCGCGACGCCGGGTGTGCGTGACGACCGGGTCGACCGGGAGCAGCTTCACCGCCGACCCGGACGTCTTCCACTCCTACCTCCGGGTTCTCGCGGAGGTCGACGCCGATCTCGTCGTCACGGCCGACGCCGCCGCTCTGGCCAAGGTCGGCCCGCTCCCGGACAACGTCCGGGTCGTCGACTTCGCCCCGATGGACGTACTGCTGGAGGGCTGCTCCGCCGTCGTCCACCACGGCGGCAACGGCACCTGGTCGACGGCCCTCTACCACGGGGTGCCGCAGATCATGGTGCCGTACCTGTGGGACACCGTCCTGCGCGCGCAGCAGACGGCCGCCGCGGGCGCGGGCCTGCACCTCAAGGAGGGCGAGGTGAGCGCCGAGGACCTCCGCGACAGCGTGGCCCGGGTGCTCGCCGACCCCTCGTTCCTCGACCGGGCCCGCGTGCTGCGCGACGAGGCTCGTGCTGAGAACAGTCCCCAGGACGTGGTGTCCGCCTTGGAGGAACGGGTGGCCGCACGCTGA